A genomic window from Pseudocitrobacter corydidari includes:
- the idi gene encoding isopentenyl-diphosphate Delta-isomerase — protein sequence MKGQEHVILLNEKGEPIGTAEKYAVHTAHTPLHLAFSCWIFNNEGQVLITRRSLGKKAWPGVWTNSVCGHPQQNESFEQAIIRRCRFEVGAELTDITPVYPEFRYCETDASGIVENEVCPVYAAKLTNAITLNPDEVMDSRWVSLDALFRALAATPWVFSPWMVLQYSSQEARDKLVRFGPSPLPSP from the coding sequence ATGAAAGGGCAAGAACACGTCATTTTACTGAATGAAAAAGGTGAACCTATTGGCACGGCGGAAAAATATGCCGTACACACCGCCCACACGCCTCTCCACCTCGCCTTCTCCTGCTGGATCTTCAATAACGAAGGTCAGGTTCTGATTACCCGACGCTCACTTGGCAAAAAGGCCTGGCCGGGCGTCTGGACTAACTCTGTTTGCGGTCATCCTCAGCAGAACGAATCGTTCGAACAGGCAATTATTCGCCGCTGCCGTTTTGAAGTCGGCGCAGAACTCACGGATATCACCCCGGTGTATCCAGAATTTCGTTATTGCGAAACCGACGCCAGCGGTATTGTGGAAAACGAAGTCTGCCCGGTCTATGCGGCAAAGTTAACCAATGCCATTACGTTGAATCCGGACGAAGTGATGGATAGCCGCTGGGTTTCATTAGATGCACTGTTTCGGGCGCTTGCCGCTACACCGTGGGTATTCAGCCCGTGGATGGTGTTGCAGTACAGTTCGCAAGAGGCGCGGGATAAGCTGGTGCGGTTTGGACCCTCACCCCTGCCCTCTCCCTGA
- a CDS encoding IS481 family transposase, whose translation MPWDARDTMSLRSEFVLFASQDGANIRSLCRHYGISPATGYKWLRRWAEEGASGLLDRPRVPHHSPNRSPDDITDLLRIAHARHERWGARKIKRWLEDQGHRMPAFSTVHNLMARHGLLPGTAPGIPATGRFEHDAPNRLWQMDFKGHFPFGGGRCHPLTLLDDHSRFSLCLAPCTDERRETVQQQLVSVFERYGLPDRMTMDNGSPWGDTTGTWTALELWLMRQGIRVGHSRPYHPQTQGKLERFHRSLKAEVLQGKWFTDSGELQRAFDHWRTVYNLERPHEALGMAVPASRYQPSARQYSDSITPPEYDEGVMVRKVDISGKLSIKGISLKAGNAFRGERVGLKETQEDGCYEVWWYSTKVGEIDLKKRSISMGKGC comes from the coding sequence ATGCCCTGGGATGCGAGAGATACCATGTCATTACGTTCCGAGTTTGTTCTGTTCGCCTCACAAGACGGGGCGAACATCCGTTCCCTCTGCCGTCACTACGGCATTTCTCCCGCCACCGGTTACAAGTGGCTTCGTCGCTGGGCTGAGGAAGGCGCATCCGGTCTTCTGGACCGTCCCCGCGTACCTCATCACTCTCCCAACCGTTCTCCGGATGATATCACTGACCTGCTGCGCATCGCCCATGCCCGTCATGAGCGCTGGGGCGCCCGCAAGATAAAGCGCTGGCTCGAAGACCAGGGGCACCGTATGCCCGCCTTCAGCACCGTCCATAACCTGATGGCCCGTCACGGTCTGCTACCGGGCACGGCTCCGGGCATTCCGGCCACAGGGCGCTTCGAACATGACGCGCCGAACCGGCTCTGGCAGATGGATTTTAAGGGCCACTTCCCCTTCGGCGGGGGCCGCTGCCATCCGCTCACCCTGCTGGACGACCACTCTCGTTTCTCCCTGTGTCTGGCACCCTGCACCGATGAACGCCGTGAGACCGTGCAGCAGCAGCTGGTCAGCGTGTTTGAACGCTACGGGCTGCCAGACCGGATGACGATGGACAACGGCTCACCGTGGGGCGACACCACCGGCACCTGGACGGCACTTGAGTTGTGGCTGATGCGCCAGGGTATCCGGGTGGGGCATTCCCGGCCATACCATCCGCAGACACAGGGCAAGCTGGAACGTTTTCACCGCAGCCTGAAGGCGGAAGTACTGCAGGGTAAGTGGTTCACAGACAGCGGTGAGCTGCAGCGTGCTTTCGACCACTGGCGTACGGTGTATAACCTTGAACGGCCCCATGAAGCCCTGGGTATGGCCGTTCCGGCCTCGCGGTATCAGCCGTCTGCAAGGCAGTACAGCGACAGCATTACGCCACCGGAATATGATGAAGGGGTGATGGTGAGGAAGGTCGATATCAGCGGGAAGCTGAGCATAAAAGGTATCAGTCTGAAGGCAGGCAATGCGTTCAGGGGAGAGCGGGTCGGGCTGAAGGAGACGCAGGAGGATGGCTGCTATGAAGTGTGGTGGTACAGTACAAAAGTGGGGGAGATCGACCTGAAGAAAAGGTCGATCTCCATGGGTAAAGGATGTTAA
- the lysS gene encoding lysine--tRNA ligase, with the protein MSEQHAQGADAVADLNNELKARREKLAALREQGLPFPNDFRRDHTSDQLHADFDAKENEELEALNIEVSVAGRMMTRRIMGKASFVTLQDVGGRIQLYVARDDLPEGVYNEQFKKWDLGDILGAKGKLFKTKTGELSIHCTELRLLTKALRPLPDKFHGLQDQEARYRQRYLDLISNDESRKTFKIRSQIMAGIRQFMVGRDFMEVETPMMQVIPGGASARPFITHHNALDLDMYLRIAPELYLKRLVVGGFERVFEINRNFRNEGISVRHNPEFTMMELYMAYADYKDLIELTESLFRTLAQNILGTTEVPYGEETFDFGKPFEKLTMREAIKKYRPETDMADLDNFDSAKAIAESIGIKVEKSWGLGRIVTEIFEEVAEAHLIQPTFITEYPAEVSPLARRNDVNPEITDRFEFFIGGREIGNGFSELNDAEDQAQRFQDQVDAKAAGDDEAMFFDEDYVTALEHGLPPTAGLGIGIDRMVMLFTNSHTIRDVILFPAMRPVK; encoded by the coding sequence ATGTCTGAACAACACGCACAAGGTGCTGACGCGGTAGCTGACCTTAACAATGAACTGAAAGCGCGCCGCGAGAAGCTGGCAGCACTGCGCGAGCAGGGCCTCCCGTTCCCGAACGATTTCCGTCGCGATCACACCTCAGACCAACTGCACGCTGACTTCGACGCCAAAGAGAACGAAGAGCTGGAAGCGCTGAACATCGAAGTGTCCGTTGCTGGCCGCATGATGACCCGTCGTATCATGGGTAAAGCCTCTTTCGTGACCTTGCAGGACGTGGGCGGCCGCATTCAGCTGTACGTTGCCCGTGACGATCTGCCGGAAGGTGTTTACAACGAGCAGTTCAAAAAATGGGACCTCGGCGATATCCTCGGCGCGAAAGGTAAACTGTTCAAAACCAAAACCGGTGAACTCTCTATCCACTGTACCGAGCTGCGCCTGCTGACCAAAGCGCTGCGCCCGCTGCCGGACAAATTCCACGGCCTGCAGGATCAGGAAGCGCGCTATCGCCAGCGTTACCTTGACCTCATCTCTAACGATGAATCCCGCAAAACCTTTAAAATCCGCTCTCAGATTATGGCCGGTATCCGCCAGTTCATGGTAGGCCGCGACTTTATGGAAGTGGAAACCCCGATGATGCAGGTGATTCCTGGCGGCGCGTCTGCCCGTCCGTTCATCACCCACCACAACGCCCTGGACCTGGACATGTACCTGCGTATCGCGCCGGAACTGTACCTGAAACGTCTGGTCGTTGGCGGCTTCGAACGTGTCTTCGAAATCAACCGTAACTTCCGTAACGAAGGCATCTCCGTACGTCATAACCCAGAGTTCACCATGATGGAACTCTATATGGCGTATGCGGATTACAAAGACCTGATCGAACTGACCGAATCTCTGTTCCGCACTCTGGCGCAGAATATCCTCGGTACTACCGAAGTGCCTTATGGTGAAGAAACCTTCGACTTCGGCAAACCGTTCGAAAAACTGACCATGCGCGAAGCGATCAAGAAATACCGTCCGGAAACGGATATGGCGGATCTGGATAACTTCGATTCTGCAAAAGCCATCGCGGAAAGCATCGGTATTAAAGTTGAGAAGAGCTGGGGTCTGGGCCGCATCGTGACCGAAATCTTCGAAGAAGTGGCCGAAGCGCACCTGATTCAGCCGACCTTCATCACTGAATACCCGGCTGAAGTCTCTCCGCTGGCGCGTCGTAATGATGTGAATCCGGAAATCACTGACCGCTTCGAATTCTTCATCGGTGGCCGTGAAATCGGTAACGGCTTTAGCGAGCTGAACGATGCAGAAGACCAGGCGCAGCGCTTCCAGGATCAGGTTGATGCGAAAGCCGCAGGCGACGACGAAGCGATGTTCTTCGACGAAGACTACGTAACCGCGCTGGAACACGGCCTGCCGCCGACTGCGGGTCTGGGTATCGGTATCGACCGTATGGTGATGCTGTTCACCAACAGCCACACCATCCGCGACGTGATTCTGTTCCCGGCGATGCGCCCGGTGAAATAA
- a CDS encoding DUF554 domain-containing protein, with protein MLIGPYVNGAAVIVGGLFGSVIGTHIPDRVKTALPLTFGLCSVGLGINLVIKVKFMPAVVLAMVIGAVIGEMFFLEKQIGKAAGSTRGLINRIFPPVQGLTHDEFTEKFVAILVLFCASGTGIFGAMHEGMTGDPSILYIKTVLDLFTAAIFATMLGFSVMTIGLPLIAVQVALAVLAVHILHLITPDMMADFSCAGGLIMVATGLRICNIKAFPVANMLPGLILVMPISALWASLFA; from the coding sequence ATGTTAATTGGACCATACGTGAACGGCGCGGCGGTGATCGTCGGCGGCCTGTTCGGATCGGTCATCGGGACGCATATCCCCGATCGCGTTAAAACGGCGCTGCCGCTGACCTTCGGGCTTTGCTCGGTAGGCCTTGGTATCAATCTGGTCATCAAGGTGAAATTCATGCCCGCCGTGGTGCTGGCGATGGTTATCGGCGCGGTGATTGGCGAAATGTTTTTCCTCGAAAAGCAGATTGGTAAAGCCGCTGGCAGCACGCGCGGCCTGATCAACCGTATCTTCCCGCCGGTTCAGGGGTTAACACACGACGAGTTTACCGAAAAGTTTGTCGCGATTCTGGTGCTCTTCTGCGCCAGCGGTACCGGGATTTTCGGGGCGATGCATGAGGGGATGACCGGCGATCCGTCGATTCTCTACATTAAAACTGTGCTGGACCTGTTCACCGCGGCGATTTTCGCCACCATGCTGGGTTTTTCGGTGATGACTATCGGCCTGCCGCTGATTGCCGTCCAGGTCGCGCTGGCGGTGCTGGCGGTGCATATTCTGCATCTGATCACGCCAGATATGATGGCCGATTTCTCCTGTGCAGGCGGGCTGATTATGGTCGCCACCGGGCTTCGCATCTGTAATATCAAAGCGTTCCCGGTCGCCAATATGCTGCCAGGCTTAATTCTGGTTATGCCGATTTCCGCACTGTGGGCCAGTTTGTTTGCCTAA